TTTAGGCAAAATTTCACAAATTTTATCAAGCTCATCTAAAGCTAAAACCATTTCTTTCATATTTTTACCACATATTCATTTTGAGCTGATTTTGGGATACTTTTATTTTGTGGAATAGCAAGAACTTTATAATTATCTTGATGTGTAGTAAATTGTATGCTAAGTATATCACCGATTTTAACCTCTTTACTAGGCTTAACCACAATACCATTAATAGTTACTACACCACTTTTACACATATCTTCAGAAATCGCTCGACGCTTTGTAATATTTACCGTATTTAAAAACTTATCTACTCTCATTCTTGTAATTTTATCAAAAAAAACTAATTTTTGGAACAAAAAATGCTTATTTATTGAATTTTGTGTTTTATCTTCGATTCATTAATCAAACAGATGCAAATTTAAAAAATATTTTTTTCAAATTTAAAGCTATAATGTAATTATTTTTAGCTAAAATTTCCAACAATTTTCACATAAAAAGGATGAATAATGAAAAATGATGTAAAAAAAGTTGTTTTAGCTTATTCTGGGGGACTTGATACAAGTATTATTTTAAAATGGTTACAAGATGAATACAATTGCGAAGTAGTGACATTCACGGCAGATATTGGTCAAGG
This genomic interval from Campylobacter sp. CCS1377 contains the following:
- a CDS encoding RNA-binding S4 domain-containing protein; translation: MRVDKFLNTVNITKRRAISEDMCKSGVVTINGIVVKPSKEVKIGDILSIQFTTHQDNYKVLAIPQNKSIPKSAQNEYVVKI